One genomic window of Mucilaginibacter sp. SJ includes the following:
- a CDS encoding sugar-binding domain-containing protein — protein MMQYSLKKTFFLLAALVASSTISAQVKPIPVAGKWLYRLDSLGKGLDQNWQQQQFTNSIWLPGTLDDAGIGAPVKVDTTVLSKDIMLHLSRKHRYTGAVWYQRSINLTSRMANVLLSLERVIWKTDCWIDGKPAGTQESLIAPQVFKLGPLAAGKHVITIRVDNRKQHDISVNDFAHAYTDGTQIIWNGVIGKMQLIDIGKQVINQVQVYSSLANHSVKAAISLGGSHRGDTYLRASLLSGKKVVKQTSPTVIQHDQQEINLQVPEVQSWDEFHPRLYSLRTEVIDSKGRVLDARTQSFGFRDINATGNELRINGRPLFLRGTLECNIFPLEGHPPMNAAGWLKVFKTAKAYGLNHLRFHSWCPPEAAFQVADSLGFYLHVELPLWALTVGKDPKTLTYLEQEAENIIRNYGNHPSFCFWSMGNELEGDFGWLEKLVRKLKQEDNRHLYTTTTFSFQKGHGKNPEPADDYFITQYTEKGWVRGQGIFNTNPPDFKTDYSKALEGTTVPLIIHEVGQYSVYPDLEEIKKYTGVLRPANFEAVRNNLREKGILGLAPDYLKASGTLAVQLYKEEIERALKTQGVGGFQLLDLHDFPGQGTALVGILNAFWDSKGLISPADFSKFCGPVVPLIRFEKAAYSNNEHFNATAEIANYSDGKINGEVLWSAASTDKQFNFHGSLGRQLIAIGNASAGSFSIDLSKIDRACELLITVSIANTGYTNHWKIWVYPDKKPESFSNVIFTTSIDSALSYLQAGRKVLLNPDTANVKGIDGRFAPVFWSPVHFPDQPGSMGLLIDKKSNALADFPTDFYTDWQWWDLVTRSRSLLLDKLGAPATPIVRVIDNFFRNRNLATLVEFKVGSGSLILCTMDLHSQLTERAAARQLRYSLLHYAAGNTFQPVQEISTGDLRRLLDN, from the coding sequence ATGATGCAGTATTCTTTAAAAAAAACATTTTTCTTGCTCGCGGCGCTGGTAGCAAGTTCCACCATTTCGGCGCAGGTTAAACCAATCCCGGTTGCCGGCAAATGGCTGTACAGGCTCGATTCGCTGGGCAAAGGTTTGGATCAGAACTGGCAGCAACAGCAATTTACTAACAGCATATGGCTGCCTGGCACCTTAGATGACGCCGGTATCGGGGCGCCTGTAAAGGTGGATACAACTGTGCTGAGCAAGGACATCATGCTGCATCTGTCCAGAAAACACAGGTACACCGGTGCCGTTTGGTACCAGCGCAGCATAAATCTAACCAGCCGGATGGCCAACGTCCTGCTGTCGCTTGAACGGGTGATCTGGAAAACCGATTGCTGGATAGATGGCAAACCAGCCGGCACACAGGAAAGCCTGATTGCACCACAAGTTTTCAAATTAGGCCCTCTGGCAGCAGGTAAACATGTGATCACCATTCGCGTAGATAATCGCAAGCAGCATGATATCAGTGTAAATGACTTTGCCCATGCCTACACCGACGGTACACAGATCATTTGGAACGGCGTTATCGGAAAGATGCAGCTGATCGACATAGGCAAACAAGTTATTAACCAGGTACAGGTATACTCCTCGCTGGCCAATCACAGCGTAAAGGCAGCTATCAGCCTGGGCGGTTCCCATCGTGGCGATACTTATCTGCGGGCTTCCCTCCTTTCCGGAAAAAAGGTCGTTAAACAAACCAGCCCAACCGTTATTCAGCATGATCAGCAGGAAATTAACCTCCAGGTTCCGGAGGTGCAATCATGGGACGAATTTCATCCGCGCCTATACAGCCTTCGCACGGAAGTAATTGACAGCAAGGGACGAGTTTTGGATGCCAGGACTCAAAGTTTTGGCTTCAGGGATATTAACGCGACCGGGAACGAGCTTCGTATCAATGGTCGTCCGCTTTTTCTGCGCGGTACGCTTGAATGCAATATTTTTCCGCTGGAAGGCCATCCACCAATGAATGCAGCCGGCTGGCTGAAAGTGTTTAAGACCGCTAAAGCTTACGGGCTGAACCATCTTCGCTTTCATTCATGGTGCCCGCCCGAAGCAGCATTTCAGGTAGCCGACTCGCTGGGTTTTTACCTGCATGTTGAGCTGCCACTATGGGCGCTAACCGTGGGAAAAGACCCCAAAACATTAACTTACCTGGAACAGGAAGCCGAAAATATCATCCGGAATTATGGCAACCACCCTTCATTTTGTTTTTGGAGCATGGGTAATGAGCTGGAGGGCGATTTTGGATGGCTGGAGAAGCTGGTGCGTAAGTTAAAGCAGGAAGACAACCGGCATTTATACACCACAACCACCTTCAGTTTTCAAAAAGGGCATGGCAAAAATCCGGAGCCTGCCGATGATTATTTTATTACCCAGTACACGGAAAAAGGATGGGTACGGGGACAGGGTATTTTTAACACCAACCCGCCCGATTTTAAGACAGATTACAGTAAAGCGCTGGAAGGGACAACAGTTCCCCTTATTATTCACGAGGTGGGCCAGTATTCCGTTTATCCGGATCTTGAAGAAATAAAAAAATATACCGGGGTTTTGCGGCCAGCTAACTTTGAGGCAGTACGGAACAACCTCCGCGAAAAAGGGATACTTGGATTGGCTCCCGATTACCTTAAAGCCAGCGGAACACTGGCCGTTCAGCTTTACAAAGAAGAAATTGAACGCGCGTTGAAAACCCAGGGTGTTGGCGGGTTTCAATTGCTTGACCTTCATGATTTTCCGGGGCAGGGAACAGCACTCGTTGGGATTTTAAATGCTTTCTGGGATAGTAAAGGACTGATTTCGCCGGCTGATTTTAGCAAATTCTGTGGCCCAGTGGTGCCATTGATCCGTTTTGAAAAAGCGGCTTACAGCAATAATGAGCATTTTAATGCCACTGCCGAAATCGCTAATTACAGTGATGGTAAAATCAACGGAGAAGTGCTTTGGTCAGCGGCTTCAACGGATAAACAGTTTAATTTTCATGGTTCGCTTGGCCGGCAGCTTATCGCTATTGGCAACGCTTCTGCGGGAAGTTTCTCAATAGATCTCAGCAAAATCGACCGGGCTTGTGAATTACTGATCACTGTAAGCATAGCCAATACCGGTTATACTAATCACTGGAAAATTTGGGTTTACCCAGATAAAAAGCCGGAATCTTTTAGTAACGTGATCTTTACTACATCCATCGACAGTGCCCTTAGTTATCTGCAAGCGGGGCGAAAAGTGTTGCTTAATCCGGATACTGCCAACGTTAAAGGTATCGACGGCCGTTTCGCTCCTGTTTTCTGGAGCCCGGTCCACTTCCCCGATCAACCAGGCAGTATGGGCCTGCTCATCGACAAGAAAAGTAACGCGCTGGCTGATTTCCCTACTGACTTTTATACGGATTGGCAATGGTGGGACCTGGTGACCCGTTCCCGGTCGCTCCTACTCGATAAATTGGGAGCTCCTGCAACGCCTATAGTCCGGGTGATCGATAACTTTTTCAGGAACCGTAACCTGGCAACGCTGGTTGAATTCAAGGTTGGTTCCGGGAGCTTAATTCTTTGCACAATGGATCTTCATAGTCAATTAACGGAACGGGCAGCGGCAAGGCAGCTCCGATACAGCTTGTTACATTATGCGGCCGGGAATACATTCCAGCCGGTACAGGAGATCAGCACGGGCGATCTGCGCAGGTTATTAGATAACTAA
- a CDS encoding zinc ribbon domain-containing protein YjdM, with product MTELAPCPICKSPYAYEMDNLLICPECGHEWNPQDNPISSDLFVVKDSNGNILQNGDTVVTIKNLPVRGSSQSIKAGTKVKNIRLVDSDHNIDCKIDGFGAMALKSEFVKKA from the coding sequence ATGACTGAACTTGCCCCCTGCCCAATATGTAAATCTCCCTATGCTTATGAAATGGATAACCTGCTCATATGTCCGGAATGCGGACACGAATGGAATCCGCAAGATAATCCTATAAGTTCAGATCTGTTTGTGGTGAAGGATAGCAATGGAAATATTCTCCAGAACGGGGATACTGTTGTTACAATAAAGAACCTGCCGGTACGTGGTTCCTCTCAAAGTATAAAAGCCGGGACCAAGGTTAAAAACATCCGTTTGGTTGACAGCGATCATAACATTGATTGTAAGATCGATGGGTTTGGCGCTATGGCATTAAAATCAGAGTTTGTTAAGAAAGCATAA
- a CDS encoding AraC family transcriptional regulator, whose translation MNTYSASYKKDGFEGQRAIVIPKTILQRFCEGNAAIQGAFITDIGYYPKAKFHRRERYTGAGQNILIYCIDGKGMVKIGTHTYEIKPGDFFVIPHGVKHFYETNESSPWTIYWCHFKGPQADAITEQIYVRDQSFRYSIEFDGDRIALFDKLYVFLEQGYSTENLTYVNLLLLQYLSSFLFRDKYYKTNLNTHSQPQDRSILFMQKNLDKTLSLAELAASVNLSVSHYSALFKKTTGFSPIDYFNHLKIQKACQYLQFTELRIREIAFRIGIDDPLYFSRLFNRTMGYGPKEYRKSRSPSIK comes from the coding sequence ATGAATACATATTCAGCAAGTTACAAAAAAGATGGGTTTGAAGGTCAGCGAGCGATCGTGATACCCAAAACTATATTACAGCGGTTTTGTGAAGGAAATGCGGCTATACAAGGAGCATTTATAACGGATATTGGATACTATCCCAAGGCAAAATTCCATCGCAGGGAGCGATATACAGGTGCGGGGCAAAATATCCTGATTTATTGCATTGACGGAAAAGGGATGGTTAAGATAGGCACTCATACTTATGAGATCAAGCCCGGCGACTTTTTTGTTATTCCTCATGGTGTTAAGCACTTTTATGAAACAAATGAAAGCAGTCCCTGGACAATTTACTGGTGTCACTTTAAAGGTCCGCAAGCGGACGCTATAACGGAGCAAATTTATGTCAGGGATCAGAGTTTCCGCTACAGCATCGAATTTGATGGTGATCGGATCGCTCTTTTTGATAAGCTTTACGTATTTTTAGAACAGGGTTACAGTACAGAAAATCTCACGTATGTCAATTTACTGCTGCTGCAATATTTAAGTTCTTTTTTGTTTAGGGACAAATATTATAAAACGAATTTAAACACACACTCCCAGCCGCAGGACAGATCTATTTTATTCATGCAGAAGAATCTGGATAAGACTCTAAGTTTAGCTGAGCTCGCGGCCTCGGTAAACCTATCGGTGAGTCATTATTCTGCGTTATTTAAGAAAACCACAGGATTTTCGCCTATAGATTATTTTAATCATCTTAAAATACAAAAGGCTTGTCAGTACCTGCAGTTCACGGAATTGAGGATCCGTGAAATAGCTTTTCGCATCGGCATCGACGACCCTCTTTATTTTTCAAGATTGTTTAACAGAACTATGGGATACGGCCCCAAAGAATACCGTAAAAGCCGGTCTCCTTCCATTAAATAA
- a CDS encoding glycoside hydrolase → MKINLRSALLFMVMLGVSNSFSCAKKTGIKKGNDGCIVNGVNTCNTGPARITINLGNEQQTMQSFGASDCWTTKFIGKWNDVTKKNQIADYLFSMEADQQGNPKGIGLTLWRFNIGAGSYEQGADSGIPDEFRREECFLDANNNYNWNKQAGQQWFLSAAKARGVKNFLAFSVSPPVQFTQNNKAYGLANSHLNLTESKKNAFADFLVSVLKHFESSSTPFNYLSPFNEPQWNWGENPSQEGTGATNAEIADFIRLLGPKMKAAGLATTICVGEANQWNSLDANNSDGRGDQLNQFFNKSSANYIGDVPSMEHLLSAHSYFTTCPGADLISYRQHAADKQKAVDPSLHLWQSEFGILGDICGLLNGYPKNTGIDYGLYVAKVIHHDLTVANVTSWQWWLAVDTYNYSDGLVYINDPSGGYDLNSMKTNGLVSDSKQLWCLGNYSRFIRPGMIRINAALSDITDPVLATGTQMVSAYKDLASKQLVIVLINMSTESKQYTVDPGGSQLAGNTFDMYTTTALKNLKKSTTPVGTITLEPRSVTTLTAHYQ, encoded by the coding sequence ATGAAAATAAATTTGCGATCAGCACTGCTGTTCATGGTAATGCTGGGGGTATCAAACTCATTCAGCTGCGCTAAAAAAACAGGAATTAAAAAAGGAAACGACGGTTGCATCGTTAATGGCGTTAATACATGCAATACCGGCCCGGCCCGCATCACTATCAATCTGGGAAATGAGCAGCAAACGATGCAAAGCTTTGGTGCCTCTGATTGCTGGACAACCAAATTCATCGGAAAGTGGAATGATGTTACCAAAAAAAATCAGATTGCTGATTACCTGTTCAGCATGGAAGCCGACCAGCAGGGCAATCCCAAAGGTATTGGCCTTACGCTTTGGCGCTTCAACATCGGCGCCGGGAGCTATGAACAAGGTGCGGATAGCGGAATACCGGATGAGTTTCGCCGGGAAGAATGCTTTCTGGATGCAAATAATAATTATAACTGGAACAAACAAGCAGGCCAGCAATGGTTCCTGTCGGCAGCGAAAGCACGCGGTGTAAAAAACTTCCTGGCATTTTCTGTTTCGCCACCGGTACAGTTCACGCAAAATAATAAAGCTTATGGTTTAGCTAACAGTCATCTGAACCTGACAGAAAGCAAGAAAAATGCTTTTGCAGATTTTCTGGTTAGCGTTTTAAAGCATTTTGAATCAAGCAGTACCCCTTTTAATTATCTCAGCCCCTTTAATGAACCCCAGTGGAATTGGGGAGAAAATCCATCGCAGGAAGGCACTGGTGCTACCAATGCTGAAATTGCAGACTTTATACGCCTGTTGGGCCCGAAGATGAAAGCTGCCGGCTTAGCAACTACGATATGTGTTGGTGAAGCCAATCAATGGAATTCGCTGGATGCTAACAACAGTGATGGCCGCGGCGATCAGCTCAACCAATTCTTTAACAAAAGCTCCGCTAATTATATAGGCGATGTCCCTTCGATGGAGCACTTACTATCAGCACACAGTTATTTTACTACCTGTCCGGGCGCCGATTTGATCAGTTACCGGCAACACGCGGCAGATAAGCAAAAGGCTGTTGACCCAAGTCTTCATCTTTGGCAGTCAGAGTTTGGTATATTAGGCGATATTTGTGGTCTATTGAATGGGTACCCGAAAAATACCGGTATTGATTACGGCTTGTATGTGGCCAAAGTTATTCATCATGACCTTACGGTGGCCAATGTAACTTCATGGCAGTGGTGGCTTGCCGTTGATACTTATAATTATAGTGACGGGCTTGTATACATTAACGACCCATCTGGTGGATATGACCTGAACAGCATGAAAACCAATGGCCTGGTTAGTGATTCAAAACAATTGTGGTGTTTGGGAAATTATTCGCGGTTTATCAGGCCGGGGATGATCCGCATAAATGCAGCATTAAGCGATATTACCGATCCTGTACTGGCAACAGGAACACAAATGGTTTCCGCATACAAAGATCTCGCTTCAAAACAATTGGTTATTGTGCTGATAAATATGAGTACCGAAAGCAAACAATACACGGTTGATCCGGGTGGTTCACAATTGGCCGGAAATACATTTGATATGTACACCACAACAGCTCTCAAAAATCTTAAAAAATCAACAACTCCCGTCGGGACAATAACACTTGAGCCCCGTTCTGTTACTACTTTAACCGCTCACTATCAATGA
- a CDS encoding RagB/SusD family nutrient uptake outer membrane protein yields MKHLKYILLVLVIAGMSACKKTFLDQEPYGNAIQANTFYNTVDEASGATIACYKYIDFDDWWQTQWWKQVGGEAASDNEWIGINGGQGTAVQAAHYTLNAENDRIEAHWIEIYKSIYIFNATIEGIQKSQIDDATKQKLIAEIKFLRAFQYFELVRNWGGIPLITKTLGPQENTYSRTSAADVYNFIKQDLNSAIGILPNKSQYSATDKFRVSKGAAQALLAKIDLYTEDWAGAQNLTSQIISSGEYNLETFFGNIWQTTNHNGPESIFEIQYQYSTQYPNLGNIFPTTSMPGTEGGWGYFTPTSDLENAFKSQADSVRLNWTIMRQGFPVAGDPANTSFNANPAQCKSARYNRKVYVPRGERTPNGRFSKDHIYLRLADVYLMNAEAAAMQQQSAQALQSMRTVRNRVGLTTDMTLTGWNLINAVRLERRLEMALEGDRLYDIRRWKDQSGQPVINSILGPNGSFVKYNTQQSKDPYETKNLNEPQNKGANFIAGTHNLWPIPSKEIIASNGKITQNPGY; encoded by the coding sequence ATGAAACACTTGAAATATATATTGCTCGTACTGGTTATTGCCGGCATGAGCGCTTGCAAAAAGACTTTCCTGGATCAGGAACCTTATGGTAACGCTATACAGGCCAATACTTTTTATAATACAGTTGATGAAGCCAGTGGCGCAACGATTGCTTGCTACAAATACATTGACTTTGACGACTGGTGGCAGACGCAATGGTGGAAGCAAGTAGGCGGCGAGGCCGCCTCCGATAATGAATGGATCGGTATCAACGGAGGGCAAGGCACGGCAGTACAGGCTGCGCACTACACGTTAAATGCCGAAAATGATCGTATTGAGGCGCACTGGATCGAAATCTACAAAAGCATTTATATTTTCAATGCTACCATTGAAGGCATTCAGAAATCGCAGATTGACGACGCTACCAAACAGAAGCTTATCGCCGAGATCAAGTTTCTGCGGGCTTTCCAATATTTTGAGCTGGTAAGAAATTGGGGCGGGATTCCGCTGATCACTAAGACACTGGGCCCTCAGGAAAATACCTACAGCAGGACCAGCGCCGCCGATGTGTACAATTTCATTAAACAAGATCTTAATAGTGCTATTGGCATTTTACCGAATAAATCACAGTATAGCGCCACAGATAAGTTCCGCGTATCAAAGGGAGCTGCGCAGGCACTGCTGGCCAAGATCGACCTGTATACCGAAGATTGGGCAGGAGCACAAAACCTCACCAGCCAGATCATCAGCTCTGGTGAATACAACCTGGAAACGTTTTTTGGTAATATATGGCAAACAACTAATCATAACGGACCTGAGTCTATTTTTGAAATACAGTACCAGTATTCTACCCAATACCCAAACCTGGGCAACATTTTCCCTACCACCTCCATGCCGGGGACCGAAGGCGGATGGGGATATTTTACACCAACCAGCGATCTTGAAAATGCCTTTAAATCGCAGGCAGACAGTGTAAGGTTAAACTGGACGATCATGCGCCAGGGCTTCCCGGTTGCAGGCGATCCGGCCAATACTTCATTCAATGCCAATCCGGCACAATGTAAATCTGCCAGGTACAACCGAAAAGTGTATGTACCTCGCGGTGAAAGAACACCGAACGGCCGCTTTTCAAAAGATCATATTTACCTGAGGCTGGCAGACGTTTACCTGATGAATGCTGAAGCTGCCGCTATGCAGCAGCAGTCGGCCCAGGCTTTACAGTCGATGCGCACGGTTAGGAACCGCGTTGGCCTCACTACCGATATGACACTTACCGGCTGGAACCTCATCAACGCTGTGCGGTTGGAGCGCAGGCTCGAAATGGCCCTGGAAGGAGATCGTTTGTATGACATCAGGCGATGGAAAGATCAAAGCGGACAACCGGTGATCAATAGTATTTTGGGACCGAACGGAAGCTTTGTTAAATACAATACGCAACAAAGCAAAGACCCATATGAAACTAAGAACCTGAACGAGCCTCAAAATAAGGGTGCTAATTTTATTGCAGGAACACATAATTTATGGCCTATCCCATCAAAGGAAATTATTGCCTCAAACGGAAAGATCACACAAAATCCGGGATATTAG
- a CDS encoding SusC/RagA family TonB-linked outer membrane protein translates to MRTKFTLTLVLLLPLYSLVFAQTKAVKGRVTDNTHQTLIGVSILLKGTKTGSVTDAAGQFQIRASKGDILVFSYLGFQAKEVPVDDRETYEVTLNPADNQLNEAVVIGYQTITRKSVTTAVSSVGTKDIAPTTTSNVADAIQGKVPGLQVFQGGGNPGAQPKLLIRGFSTITGSSDPLIVVDGVITSFGGLNDINPSDIDKIDVLKDAAATAIYGSRGGAGVLLVTTKRGKEKTQINFNGTSGMNYWVNPKLAQTDEFVSHYRQIYANNNQTLPANGAVTGVNTDWWNEATKKAYTHNYNVSASGSKNGLTFYGSAGYFDQTSNFAAQRGTADYQKITTRFNIDYEISKVFKFGVSLAPRMERYGDGGGTSLFNIMSIAPNVAATRSAAETQTAVNAYAATNPSWSFTAYNPVYSQFTRSNFNNINNPLAAMARDFNQSRLFGTQGSSYLEIKPIKGLTLRSSISGFYNSINQTNYQPKYYIDPQDRSDISGASQNSMINYRWQLDNTINYIGSINKHHYNVLIGQSADNYTYNNTYVYRQDVPYDAEPYHYISAGATLADGSGSHQPGAGPFGKMSSYFARVSYDFNETYFIAGSFRADGSSMLSPANRWGYFPTVSGAYVISNESFMKNIKWLNYLKLRGSFGRVGGNLPGSPGAYESTLGLSDYINGANSRVYGYVPSNVPDPNIKWETTQDVTIGFDADFFNNKLSITADKYWRSPKDMLLYLPVQPSLGYPQGYIPTVYTNVGTMRTSGWEAAINYKDKIGGVSFGISLTVQHFLSKAVDLKGQILYDEISNDVFQSTRRTKTAAGDILGGYYGYKVLGVFQTAQDVQNYKSPNGTVLQPNARPGDFMYANVNGDNTIDLNDRTSIGNPYPKLSSGLNLQASYHGFDFRMEFYGSFGNKVADDYLVRMNPIYGYNFISGKENKFWTGPGSTNSYPVLSLSDPNGNFSKNSSFFIKEGTYVRNKLLQLGYTVPEKALGGRAKVRIYVSAQNLFTITKYDGLNPEVPFAGVLRYGIDNGQNPIPKFFNIGFNANF, encoded by the coding sequence ATGAGAACAAAATTTACACTAACATTAGTGTTATTGTTACCACTTTACAGCCTGGTTTTCGCCCAAACCAAAGCCGTAAAAGGACGTGTAACAGATAACACGCATCAAACGCTTATTGGCGTAAGCATTTTGCTTAAGGGCACAAAAACCGGTTCTGTAACCGACGCGGCCGGTCAGTTCCAGATCAGAGCAAGCAAAGGTGACATACTGGTATTTTCTTACCTTGGTTTCCAGGCCAAAGAGGTTCCGGTGGATGACAGGGAAACTTATGAGGTAACACTTAACCCTGCCGACAATCAGCTTAATGAGGCCGTGGTAATTGGATACCAAACCATTACCCGCAAAAGCGTAACTACAGCGGTGTCCTCTGTCGGGACTAAAGACATTGCCCCAACCACCACCAGTAATGTTGCAGATGCTATTCAAGGTAAAGTACCAGGATTGCAGGTATTTCAGGGGGGCGGCAATCCCGGCGCGCAACCGAAGCTACTGATCAGGGGCTTCTCCACAATCACAGGGTCCAGCGATCCGCTCATTGTTGTTGACGGCGTGATCACCTCATTCGGCGGCCTTAATGACATTAACCCGTCAGATATTGACAAGATCGACGTGCTGAAAGATGCGGCAGCTACTGCTATTTATGGTTCCCGTGGCGGAGCCGGTGTTTTGCTGGTTACCACAAAAAGAGGGAAAGAGAAAACGCAGATCAATTTTAACGGAACTTCGGGCATGAACTATTGGGTGAACCCGAAACTTGCACAGACAGACGAGTTTGTAAGCCATTACCGCCAGATCTATGCCAATAACAACCAAACCCTTCCGGCCAATGGCGCGGTGACAGGAGTTAATACTGATTGGTGGAATGAGGCAACCAAAAAAGCTTACACCCACAACTATAATGTCAGCGCATCCGGATCAAAAAACGGGCTCACCTTTTATGGAAGCGCCGGGTATTTTGATCAAACCAGCAATTTTGCAGCACAGCGCGGTACTGCCGACTATCAAAAAATCACCACCAGGTTCAACATCGATTACGAAATTTCAAAAGTATTCAAATTTGGTGTTAGCCTTGCACCGCGCATGGAGCGATATGGCGACGGTGGCGGCACAAGCCTGTTCAACATCATGTCCATTGCACCCAACGTAGCGGCAACCAGGTCTGCCGCGGAGACGCAAACGGCTGTTAATGCGTATGCAGCAACCAATCCCAGCTGGAGCTTCACTGCCTATAACCCGGTTTACAGCCAGTTTACGCGTTCCAATTTTAATAATATCAATAATCCCCTGGCTGCCATGGCCCGTGATTTTAACCAATCACGATTATTCGGCACACAGGGTTCCTCCTATCTTGAAATCAAACCAATTAAAGGCCTGACGTTAAGAAGCAGTATTTCCGGCTTTTATAACTCAATAAACCAGACTAATTACCAGCCTAAATACTACATCGATCCACAAGACCGCAGTGATATATCAGGCGCATCCCAAAACTCGATGATCAACTACCGCTGGCAACTGGATAATACCATCAATTATATCGGAAGTATCAACAAGCATCATTACAATGTTTTGATAGGCCAGTCTGCCGATAACTATACGTATAATAACACTTACGTGTACCGCCAGGATGTTCCTTATGATGCGGAGCCTTATCACTACATTTCTGCCGGTGCAACGCTTGCCGACGGATCCGGCTCTCATCAACCCGGCGCGGGCCCCTTCGGTAAAATGAGCTCTTACTTTGCCCGCGTATCTTATGATTTTAATGAAACTTATTTCATTGCGGGCTCTTTCCGGGCAGATGGTTCATCGATGTTATCGCCCGCCAACCGCTGGGGTTATTTTCCAACCGTTTCAGGCGCTTATGTGATTTCAAACGAATCATTTATGAAGAACATCAAATGGCTGAACTACCTAAAGTTGCGCGGATCATTTGGCCGTGTAGGGGGCAATTTACCAGGCTCGCCGGGCGCTTATGAAAGTACTCTGGGCTTATCAGACTATATCAATGGCGCAAACAGCCGGGTTTATGGCTATGTTCCATCCAATGTACCCGACCCAAATATCAAGTGGGAAACAACACAGGACGTGACCATCGGCTTTGATGCGGACTTCTTCAATAATAAATTATCCATAACCGCAGATAAATACTGGCGCTCACCTAAAGACATGTTGCTTTACCTCCCGGTACAACCCTCGCTGGGCTATCCGCAGGGATATATCCCAACAGTTTATACTAACGTAGGTACCATGCGTACCAGCGGTTGGGAAGCAGCCATCAATTATAAAGACAAAATCGGTGGTGTTTCTTTCGGTATCAGCCTCACGGTACAGCATTTCCTTTCCAAAGCGGTCGACCTGAAGGGACAGATCCTATATGACGAAATATCCAATGACGTATTTCAGTCTACCCGGAGGACCAAAACCGCTGCAGGTGATATTTTAGGCGGCTATTACGGTTATAAGGTACTCGGTGTTTTCCAAACAGCCCAGGACGTACAGAACTATAAAAGCCCGAACGGCACTGTATTGCAGCCTAATGCGAGGCCCGGCGATTTTATGTACGCGAACGTTAACGGCGATAATACCATCGATTTGAACGACCGGACGTCGATCGGAAATCCATATCCTAAATTATCATCGGGCTTAAACCTTCAGGCTTCTTACCATGGCTTTGATTTCCGTATGGAATTTTATGGGTCCTTTGGCAATAAGGTAGCTGATGATTACCTGGTAAGGATGAACCCCATCTACGGGTATAACTTCATCAGCGGTAAAGAAAATAAATTTTGGACCGGTCCGGGCAGCACGAACAGTTATCCTGTGCTGAGTTTGAGTGATCCAAACGGCAATTTCTCTAAAAACTCCAGTTTCTTTATTAAAGAAGGCACCTATGTACGCAATAAATTATTGCAACTCGGTTACACTGTGCCTGAAAAGGCCTTGGGCGGCCGGGCTAAGGTACGGATTTACGTATCTGCTCAAAACCTCTTCACCATTACCAAATATGACGGATTAAACCCTGAAGTCCCATTTGCGGGTGTACTGAGGTATGGCATTGACAACGGACAGAACCCGATCCCCAAATTCTTCAATATCGGATTTAACGCGAATTTTTAA